In one Candidatus Hydrogenedentota bacterium genomic region, the following are encoded:
- the rfaE2 gene encoding D-glycero-beta-D-manno-heptose 1-phosphate adenylyltransferase, translated as MENTDYRALMARFDDINVLAVGDIYLDENVSGRVVEVSLEAPIPVFEVLKRKYNPGAAGNAACNASTLGGKVTMLGVIGDDVNAGIVKREFEVRGVNTDHIVVDPTRATSTYGKLRAGGHNTPTQEILRTDTPKPTLITGDVEAQVVAKIYELAPKMNAILLGDQAVSTITDKVLAAIVECAKKYNLVTVADSRARAGFFNGIDIVVPNDAEAGRAAGIEVTDADSLMKAGKFLLNSATNAFVTRGPHGIEIFAADGTVENVAIRPVKAVDVTGAGDTVAAMVVLARAAGASLRDAAFLGNIAAGIAVEQEGVVTVSRAEVDDVLYGQQGPAKLKTVQQLRPIMDKLKAEGKKVVWTNGCFDILHVGHITYLIAARREGDALVVGLNTDKSVQENKGPGRPVVNERDRATVLSALECVDYIVLFDDKTPMPLLEALEPDVYAKGGDYTIDTIVQEERRLVEGYGGSIAIIPGVEGQSTTSIIERIAEENK; from the coding sequence ATGGAAAACACCGACTACCGGGCGCTGATGGCCCGCTTCGACGATATCAATGTATTGGCCGTGGGCGACATTTACCTGGACGAAAACGTCTCTGGTCGGGTGGTGGAGGTCAGTCTTGAAGCGCCCATTCCGGTGTTCGAGGTGCTGAAGCGCAAATACAACCCCGGCGCGGCGGGCAATGCGGCGTGCAACGCCTCCACGTTGGGCGGCAAGGTCACCATGCTGGGCGTCATTGGCGATGACGTGAACGCGGGCATTGTGAAGCGTGAATTTGAAGTGCGCGGGGTAAACACGGATCACATCGTGGTGGATCCGACCCGCGCCACGAGCACCTACGGCAAGCTCCGCGCCGGCGGCCACAACACGCCGACCCAGGAAATTCTTCGCACCGATACCCCCAAGCCCACGCTTATCACGGGCGATGTGGAGGCGCAGGTGGTGGCGAAGATCTACGAGCTGGCCCCGAAAATGAACGCCATCCTTCTCGGCGATCAAGCCGTTTCCACCATTACCGACAAGGTGCTGGCCGCCATCGTCGAGTGCGCGAAGAAATACAACCTGGTGACCGTGGCCGACTCCCGCGCCCGGGCCGGGTTCTTTAATGGTATCGATATTGTCGTGCCGAACGACGCGGAGGCCGGGCGCGCGGCGGGCATCGAAGTGACGGACGCCGACAGCCTCATGAAGGCGGGCAAGTTCCTGCTGAACTCCGCCACAAATGCCTTCGTAACCCGCGGGCCCCACGGCATCGAAATTTTCGCGGCCGACGGCACCGTGGAGAATGTGGCCATCCGCCCGGTGAAGGCGGTGGACGTGACCGGCGCGGGCGACACCGTGGCCGCCATGGTGGTGCTGGCCCGTGCGGCGGGCGCGAGCCTGCGCGACGCGGCCTTCCTGGGCAATATCGCGGCGGGCATCGCCGTGGAGCAGGAGGGGGTAGTCACCGTCAGCCGCGCGGAAGTGGACGACGTACTCTATGGCCAGCAGGGTCCGGCCAAGCTGAAGACCGTGCAGCAGCTCCGTCCGATCATGGACAAGCTCAAGGCCGAAGGAAAGAAGGTCGTCTGGACCAACGGCTGCTTTGATATTCTCCACGTGGGCCATATCACCTACCTCATCGCCGCGCGCCGCGAGGGCGACGCTCTTGTCGTTGGACTCAACACCGACAAGTCGGTGCAGGAAAACAAGGGGCCGGGTCGGCCCGTGGTGAACGAGCGTGATCGCGCGACCGTGCTGTCTGCCCTGGAATGCGTGGACTACATTGTGCTCTTCGACGACAAGACGCCCATGCCCCTGCTCGAAGCACTGGAGCCGGATGTTTACGCCAAGGGCGGTGACTACACCAT
- the pepF gene encoding oligoendopeptidase F: protein MAKKKMIPPRSDVKLEDTWDLTLIFPNDAAWDKSYKKLEKMIPTFATFRGKLGKSAKNILACCEFEAEFGKLAERLGVYAFLKSTEDVANSAYQGMVGRYMYLATQAGEASSFIAPEMQAIPKAKMNEFIKSPLLKDYKFQLEKLTRYRPHILSEKEERLLAMQGEVAGSASNIFEQLNDADMKFGTVLDESGVEVELTQGSFRSLLESPKRSVRKEAFTKFYKEYEDHGHTLAATLSASVKQDVYQSKVRNYPSVVESELFSDKVPLAVYDRLLDTVHANLPTVYRYMDLRKRVLKIKDLRAYDTYVPIVKSPKVEIPYGEAVGHICDALAPLGEGYVEFMRKGLLDGRWVDRYENQGKRSGAFSYGAYGTPPYIMMNYKPDVIDSMYTLAHEAGHSMHTHYSAKHQPYHYSHYTIFVAEVASTFNEQLLGKHLSRLAKTKAEKARLINKEIEEIRGTIIRQTMFAEYERIIHAIAEAGEPLTLDTFRSQYRGLLDLYFGPGFTIDAALELEGLRIPHFYNSFYVYKYATGLSAAIALSEMVTNGGEKERDRYLRFLQSGGSKYPLDLLKDAGVDLTTPAPVDAAMARFATLVDELEKLV from the coding sequence ATGGCTAAAAAGAAAATGATACCGCCCCGCAGTGACGTGAAACTGGAAGACACCTGGGACCTGACCCTGATCTTTCCGAACGATGCGGCGTGGGATAAGAGCTACAAGAAGCTCGAAAAGATGATACCCACCTTCGCGACCTTTCGCGGGAAGCTGGGCAAGTCGGCGAAGAACATCCTGGCCTGCTGCGAGTTTGAGGCCGAGTTCGGCAAGCTGGCGGAGCGCCTCGGCGTCTACGCCTTCTTGAAAAGCACGGAAGATGTGGCCAACAGCGCCTACCAGGGCATGGTGGGGCGCTACATGTACCTCGCCACGCAAGCGGGAGAGGCATCCAGCTTTATCGCGCCGGAGATGCAGGCTATCCCCAAGGCGAAGATGAACGAGTTCATCAAGAGCCCCCTGTTGAAGGACTATAAATTCCAGCTCGAAAAATTGACCCGCTACCGGCCCCACATCCTCTCTGAAAAGGAAGAGCGGCTCCTGGCGATGCAGGGCGAAGTCGCAGGCTCGGCCTCGAACATCTTTGAGCAGCTCAATGACGCGGATATGAAGTTCGGCACGGTGTTGGATGAATCAGGCGTGGAAGTGGAGTTGACGCAGGGTTCCTTTCGCAGCCTGCTGGAATCGCCCAAGCGCTCCGTGCGCAAGGAAGCCTTCACCAAGTTCTACAAGGAATATGAAGACCACGGCCACACCCTGGCCGCGACCCTGAGCGCGAGTGTGAAGCAGGACGTGTACCAGTCCAAGGTGCGCAACTACCCGTCGGTCGTGGAGTCCGAGCTTTTCTCAGACAAGGTGCCCCTTGCGGTTTACGATCGCCTCCTGGACACGGTCCATGCGAATCTGCCCACCGTCTATCGCTATATGGACCTGCGTAAGCGCGTACTGAAGATCAAAGACCTGCGCGCCTACGACACCTATGTGCCCATCGTGAAATCGCCGAAGGTGGAGATTCCCTATGGCGAAGCCGTGGGTCATATCTGCGATGCGCTCGCGCCCCTGGGTGAAGGCTATGTGGAGTTCATGCGCAAGGGCCTGCTGGACGGACGCTGGGTGGACCGCTACGAAAACCAGGGCAAGCGGAGCGGTGCTTTCTCCTATGGCGCCTACGGAACGCCGCCCTACATCATGATGAACTACAAGCCGGACGTCATCGACAGCATGTACACGCTGGCCCACGAAGCGGGCCACTCCATGCACACCCACTACAGCGCGAAGCATCAGCCTTACCACTACAGCCACTACACGATTTTCGTGGCGGAGGTGGCCTCCACCTTCAATGAACAGTTGCTCGGCAAGCACCTCTCCCGCCTCGCGAAAACGAAGGCGGAAAAGGCGCGGCTGATTAACAAGGAGATCGAAGAGATCCGCGGCACGATCATCCGCCAGACGATGTTTGCCGAGTACGAGCGCATCATCCACGCCATCGCCGAAGCGGGCGAGCCCCTGACCCTGGACACGTTCCGCAGCCAGTACCGTGGACTGCTCGATCTCTACTTCGGCCCCGGTTTCACCATTGACGCGGCGCTGGAACTGGAGGGGCTTCGCATCCCCCACTTTTACAATTCCTTCTACGTCTACAAATACGCCACGGGCCTCTCGGCGGCCATCGCGCTGTCCGAAATGGTCACCAACGGCGGCGAGAAAG